A stretch of Parvimonas micra DNA encodes these proteins:
- a CDS encoding PP2C family protein-serine/threonine phosphatase, with protein MSFYMNSDKGNVRENNEDNFLFEKFEKLNILILADGVGGHDNGEIASSRAVSIVMNYIKNNYKLYSEYSLLLIDAFCEANKVIYELNLEINSGEEEISKKVMGTTLEVLLIDGNTLYFGHVGDSRIYIKDESFRMLTKDHSLVQYLYSSGALTEEEVKNYNDKNSILRAIGMEKHVEVDVESIKIKPKDILLVCSDGLTNELDDDEISEMIDFKYSAKEMVDNIISTVKSGLARDNVTVGIFKNDEEILC; from the coding sequence ATGTCTTTTTATATGAATTCGGATAAAGGAAATGTTAGAGAAAATAATGAGGACAATTTTCTTTTTGAAAAATTTGAAAAACTAAATATTCTAATTTTAGCGGATGGTGTAGGAGGACATGATAATGGAGAAATTGCATCAAGTCGTGCAGTAAGTATAGTTATGAATTATATAAAAAATAATTATAAACTATATTCCGAATATTCCCTCCTATTAATAGATGCTTTTTGTGAAGCTAATAAAGTTATTTATGAGCTTAATTTAGAAATAAATTCTGGAGAAGAAGAAATTTCTAAAAAAGTAATGGGAACAACTTTAGAAGTTCTTTTGATAGATGGTAATACTTTATACTTCGGACATGTTGGAGATAGTAGAATATATATTAAGGACGAAAGTTTTAGAATGTTAACAAAAGATCATTCTTTAGTTCAATATTTATATTCAAGTGGTGCATTAACTGAAGAAGAAGTGAAAAATTATAATGATAAGAATTCTATTCTGAGAGCAATTGGAATGGAAAAACATGTTGAAGTTGATGTTGAATCTATTAAAATTAAGCCAAAAGATATTTTACTTGTTTGTTCTGATGGACTTACAAATGAACTTGATGATGACGAAATTTCAGAAATGATAGACTTTAAATACAGTGCAAAAGAAATGGTTGATAATATTATATCTACTGTTAAAAGTGGATTAGCAAGAGATAATGTTACTGTTGGAATTTTTAAAAATGATGAGGAGATTTTATGTTAG
- the pknB gene encoding Stk1 family PASTA domain-containing Ser/Thr kinase has product MLGSILNGRYEVIEKVGIGGMAIVYKAKDIYLKRIVAVKVLKEQYLEDKEFIKKFVIEAQSVANLNNQNIVKIYDVGQHIEDGKTFNYIVMEYIKGKTLNELIKDKGRLNSNAVVAISKQIANALDCAHKHHIIHRDIKPHNIIIDENLNVKVTDFGIARIATSSTITYTSSVLGTVHYISPEQAKGKFIDEKSDIYSLGVVMYEMVTGRVPFDTDNAVGIAMQHINEPLVEPIRLVPNLETWLNSIIVKCMEKNPENRFESAESLIKALEDKNVGSNQRATFNDNTDRAFYRESVYKADKQNDFNKPIIKNNNKNREQLKKKKGIFDYSITYVVLALLIVASVFFIYRLAVSNKATNTVKVPPVTGLDKDEAIRVLKEKKLNGLIVKTVNDDSVEAGKIVQQSPAPNAEAKEGTNVELTVSVGKNKTIVPNLSNVEFEKVEELLKKSNLALGKVERKYDDKVDENKVISQSVNYGDEVEKGTKIDIVVSRGKEDKKVEVPDLIGKTEADAIKALYDSGLAVGKTEKKADSQKAGTVIWQSYGKGVKVDASTKIDIVVSSGKTIKDNVLNLTSYSEADSVTKKYTINEPDKNYLLMVTKNTENGETKLYEKTMVTGGGKLTINIKAKSSEKFNVYVNGELILSGEN; this is encoded by the coding sequence ATGTTAGGATCAATTTTAAATGGCAGATATGAGGTAATTGAAAAAGTTGGAATTGGCGGGATGGCCATTGTATATAAAGCTAAGGATATTTATTTAAAAAGAATTGTTGCCGTTAAAGTTTTGAAGGAACAATATCTTGAAGATAAAGAATTTATAAAAAAATTCGTTATAGAAGCTCAATCTGTTGCTAATTTAAACAATCAAAATATAGTTAAAATTTACGATGTAGGTCAACATATAGAAGATGGCAAGACTTTTAACTATATTGTAATGGAATATATTAAAGGTAAGACTTTAAATGAATTAATAAAGGATAAGGGCAGATTAAATTCAAATGCTGTTGTTGCTATTTCTAAGCAGATAGCCAATGCTTTAGATTGTGCTCATAAACATCATATAATACATAGAGATATCAAACCTCATAATATTATTATTGATGAAAATTTAAATGTTAAAGTTACAGATTTTGGTATAGCAAGAATTGCTACAAGTTCAACTATAACTTATACTTCTTCTGTACTTGGAACTGTGCATTATATTTCACCTGAACAAGCAAAGGGAAAATTTATTGACGAAAAATCAGATATTTATTCTTTAGGTGTTGTTATGTATGAAATGGTTACAGGAAGAGTTCCTTTTGATACAGATAATGCAGTTGGAATAGCAATGCAACATATAAATGAACCATTAGTTGAACCAATTAGGCTTGTTCCAAATTTAGAAACTTGGCTAAATTCTATAATTGTAAAATGTATGGAAAAAAATCCAGAAAATAGATTTGAAAGTGCAGAAAGTCTTATAAAAGCTTTAGAAGATAAGAATGTAGGAAGTAATCAAAGAGCTACATTTAATGATAATACCGATAGAGCTTTTTATAGAGAATCTGTGTATAAGGCTGATAAGCAAAATGATTTTAATAAACCTATTATAAAAAATAATAATAAAAACAGAGAACAACTAAAAAAGAAAAAGGGGATTTTCGATTATAGTATAACTTATGTTGTATTAGCTTTACTTATAGTCGCATCCGTATTCTTTATATATAGATTAGCTGTTTCTAATAAAGCTACTAATACTGTTAAAGTACCTCCAGTAACTGGATTGGATAAAGATGAAGCTATTAGAGTGTTAAAAGAAAAGAAACTTAATGGACTTATAGTAAAAACTGTGAATGATGATTCTGTTGAAGCTGGAAAAATTGTTCAACAATCGCCAGCACCAAATGCTGAAGCAAAAGAAGGAACGAATGTTGAATTGACTGTAAGTGTAGGTAAGAATAAAACAATTGTTCCTAATTTATCAAATGTTGAGTTTGAAAAAGTTGAAGAGCTATTAAAAAAGAGCAATTTGGCATTGGGTAAAGTTGAAAGAAAATATGACGATAAAGTTGATGAAAATAAAGTAATAAGTCAAAGTGTAAACTATGGCGATGAAGTTGAAAAAGGAACTAAAATTGACATTGTAGTAAGTAGAGGAAAAGAAGATAAAAAGGTAGAAGTTCCAGATTTGATTGGGAAAACTGAAGCTGATGCAATAAAGGCATTGTATGATAGCGGACTTGCTGTTGGTAAAACAGAGAAAAAAGCTGATTCACAAAAAGCAGGAACTGTAATTTGGCAATCTTATGGAAAAGGTGTAAAAGTTGATGCATCTACTAAAATTGATATTGTTGTAAGTTCAGGAAAGACAATTAAGGACAATGTGTTAAACTTGACTTCTTATAGTGAAGCTGATTCCGTTACTAAAAAGTATACAATAAATGAACCAGACAAGAATTATCTTTTAATGGTAACTAAAAATACTGAAAATGGTGAAACAAAGCTATATGAAAAAACTATGGTTACAGGTGGCGGGAAGCTAACAATAAATATAAAAGCAAAATCTAGTGAAAAATTTAATGTTTATGTAAATGGAGAACTTATTTTATCAGGTGAGAATTAA
- the rsgA gene encoding ribosome small subunit-dependent GTPase A: MFEIGVIFDISKDLYYVKTKTGRYMSKARGVFRKQKFTPMVGDNVKIEIFADNTACIVEVFDRKNEILRPPVVNVDQAIIVFSLKDPEISYKIIDRYIMYYEVMKIPIILCLNKCDLIDKETEINFRNIYDKLGYKIIFNSISLDNRKLFEEICKDKISVITGASGVGKSTILNFLNPDYNIWVGDISNKTKRGKHTTRAATLYEFFDNSFIIDTAGFTSLDLTKFIDSEVQIRDAFVEFEFGSKCKFSDCKHINEPDCYVKSKLESGSISKSRYDSYIFYLNEYLKNRRY; this comes from the coding sequence ATGTTTGAAATTGGTGTTATATTTGATATTTCAAAAGATTTATATTATGTAAAAACTAAAACTGGTAGATATATGTCAAAAGCTAGGGGAGTTTTTAGAAAACAAAAATTCACTCCAATGGTTGGAGATAATGTCAAAATTGAGATTTTTGCTGATAATACAGCATGTATAGTTGAAGTTTTTGATAGAAAAAATGAAATTTTAAGACCTCCAGTTGTAAATGTAGACCAAGCTATAATAGTTTTTTCTTTAAAAGACCCAGAAATTTCATATAAAATTATTGATAGATATATAATGTACTATGAAGTAATGAAAATTCCAATAATTTTATGTTTGAATAAGTGTGATTTAATTGATAAAGAAACAGAAATTAATTTTAGAAATATTTATGATAAACTTGGTTATAAGATAATTTTTAATAGCATTAGTTTAGACAATAGAAAATTATTTGAAGAGATTTGTAAAGATAAAATTTCAGTTATTACAGGTGCTTCGGGAGTTGGAAAAAGTACAATTTTAAATTTTTTAAATCCGGATTATAATATTTGGGTTGGAGATATAAGTAATAAGACAAAAAGGGGTAAACATACAACAAGAGCTGCTACTTTGTATGAATTTTTTGATAACTCATTCATCATTGATACGGCTGGTTTTACTTCTCTTGATCTTACTAAATTTATAGATAGTGAAGTTCAAATTAGGGATGCATTTGTAGAATTTGAATTTGGCTCTAAATGTAAGTTTTCTGACTGCAAACATATCAATGAACCGGATTGTTATGTAAAATCGAAATTAGAAAGTGGAAGTATAAGTAAAAGTAGATATGACAGTTATATCTTTTACTTAAATGAATATCTAAAAAATAGGAGGTATTAA
- the rpe gene encoding ribulose-phosphate 3-epimerase has translation MLELSPSLLSADFTDLKSEIEVLDKNGVKYLHLDVMDGMFVPNISFGPMIIKQLRPLTNMVFDVHLMIEDPDRYVQNFKDAGADILTVHYEACKHLHRTISYIKSLGMKAGVSLNPATNIEFLDYVLEDLDLVLIMSVNPGFGGQSFIPSAIDKIKNLKAKIRERNLNVIVEVDGGVKTTNVKDVIEAGADLIVSGSDVFADKENRIRAYKEIFKNYEK, from the coding sequence ATGTTAGAATTATCACCATCATTGTTATCAGCTGATTTTACAGATTTAAAATCTGAAATAGAAGTATTAGACAAAAATGGAGTTAAGTATTTACACTTAGATGTAATGGATGGAATGTTTGTTCCGAATATTTCTTTTGGACCAATGATAATTAAACAATTAAGACCTTTAACAAATATGGTTTTTGATGTTCATTTGATGATAGAAGACCCTGATAGATATGTTCAAAACTTTAAGGATGCAGGAGCAGATATTTTAACTGTACATTATGAGGCTTGTAAACATCTTCATAGAACTATTTCTTATATCAAATCATTAGGAATGAAAGCTGGAGTTTCTTTAAATCCTGCAACTAATATTGAATTTTTAGACTATGTATTAGAAGATTTGGACTTAGTTTTAATTATGAGTGTAAATCCAGGTTTTGGTGGGCAAAGTTTCATTCCTTCAGCCATTGATAAAATAAAAAATTTAAAAGCAAAAATAAGAGAAAGAAATTTAAATGTTATAGTTGAAGTTGATGGTGGTGTAAAAACCACAAATGTTAAAGATGTTATTGAAGCTGGAGCAGATTTGATAGTTTCAGGGTCAGATGTTTTTGCGGATAAAGAAAATAGAATTAGAGCTTATAAAGAAATTTTTAAAAACTATGAAAAATAA
- the obgE gene encoding GTPase ObgE: protein MFIDIAKIELKAGKGGDGCVSFRREKYEPDGGPYGGDGGDGGSVIFISDEGVRTLMDFRYKKHYFAQNGENGKTKKQYGKKGEDLIVKVPVGTLIKDFETNRVIHDFKVKDDEFIVAKGGRGGKGNARFATSTRQAPRFAQPGTKGEERTIKLELKLIADVGLVGLPNVGKSSLLSVLSDAKPKIANYHFTTLEPNLGVCRVEENKSFVIADIPGLIEGASEGIGLGFEFLKHVERTRLLVHVLDVSGIEGRDPIEDYNTIYKELELYNENIKNKKEIIVANKIDLLTSDENLKRVKEYFKDRTVLEISAVTQMGVKELKYKIFDELSKIEIEYETFDEDYEYIEEVEKEAYEIYSEDGTFYVEGPLIDYLVYITNFEDYDSLKYFQKVLTDKGVIEELKQKGVKEGQSIVIGEMEFEFFE, encoded by the coding sequence ATGTTTATAGATATTGCAAAAATAGAATTAAAGGCCGGTAAAGGTGGAGATGGCTGTGTTTCTTTTAGAAGAGAGAAGTATGAACCTGATGGTGGACCTTACGGTGGCGACGGAGGAGATGGCGGAAGTGTAATTTTTATATCTGACGAGGGAGTAAGAACTCTTATGGATTTCAGATATAAAAAACATTACTTTGCTCAAAATGGAGAAAATGGAAAAACAAAAAAACAATATGGAAAAAAAGGAGAAGATTTAATCGTAAAAGTCCCTGTTGGTACATTAATTAAGGATTTTGAAACTAATAGGGTTATTCATGATTTTAAAGTTAAAGATGATGAATTTATAGTTGCTAAAGGTGGCCGAGGTGGAAAGGGAAATGCAAGATTTGCCACAAGTACAAGACAAGCACCTCGTTTTGCACAACCTGGAACAAAGGGTGAAGAAAGAACTATAAAATTAGAATTAAAGCTAATTGCAGACGTTGGACTTGTCGGTCTTCCAAATGTTGGAAAATCTTCTTTGCTTTCTGTTTTAAGTGATGCAAAACCTAAGATTGCAAATTATCATTTTACAACATTAGAACCTAATTTAGGAGTTTGTAGAGTTGAAGAAAATAAATCATTTGTAATAGCTGATATTCCTGGTCTTATTGAAGGGGCTAGCGAGGGAATTGGACTTGGTTTTGAATTTTTAAAACATGTTGAAAGAACAAGACTTTTAGTACATGTTTTAGATGTTTCCGGAATTGAAGGCAGAGATCCTATTGAAGATTATAATACAATTTATAAGGAATTAGAGCTTTATAATGAAAATATTAAAAATAAAAAAGAGATAATTGTTGCAAATAAAATAGATTTACTTACTTCTGATGAGAATTTAAAAAGAGTAAAAGAATATTTTAAAGATAGAACAGTATTGGAAATTTCTGCTGTTACTCAAATGGGAGTAAAGGAATTAAAATATAAAATATTTGATGAATTATCAAAAATTGAAATTGAGTATGAAACTTTTGATGAAGATTATGAGTATATAGAAGAAGTTGAAAAAGAGGCTTATGAAATTTATAGTGAAGATGGAACATTCTATGTTGAAGGACCTCTTATCGACTATTTAGTTTATATAACAAATTTTGAAGATTATGATTCTTTAAAATATTTCCAAAAAGTTTTAACTGATAAGGGAGTAATTGAAGAATTAAAACAAAAAGGTGTAAAAGAAGGTCAATCCATTGTAATTGGAGAAATGGAATTTGAATTTTTTGAATAG
- the yhbY gene encoding ribosome assembly RNA-binding protein YhbY, with protein sequence MINPKQRAFLKSLSHSMEPIMNIGKYGVNDETIRQLDLALEKRELIKIKILNNNLDDNKETVDLVLQKTRAEFVQHIGNKFVIYRRKRKDENRIELPE encoded by the coding sequence ATGATAAATCCAAAACAAAGAGCATTTCTAAAGTCATTATCTCACTCTATGGAACCTATTATGAATATAGGCAAGTATGGAGTTAATGATGAAACTATTAGACAACTAGATTTGGCTTTAGAGAAAAGAGAGCTTATAAAAATTAAAATTCTAAATAACAATTTAGATGATAATAAAGAAACAGTAGATTTAGTTTTACAAAAAACTAGAGCAGAGTTTGTTCAACATATTGGAAACAAATTTGTTATTTACAGAAGAAAAAGAAAAGATGAAAATAGAATAGAGTTACCAGAATAA
- the nadD gene encoding nicotinate (nicotinamide) nucleotide adenylyltransferase encodes MKKIGIFGGSFSPIHNGHLQIAEDCLLEMGLDKIVFLPNANPPHKAIDKFTFDARVDMLRLALEDNENFEISLVENDSTKVHYSYNTISENFYNGEDKFYFIMGDDEFLNIRSWYKYEKLLELTSVIVFLRKYDYNFILEKNKEIIEKYDINIIKNSVISISSTEIRNRINEKKSIKYLVPEKVSNYIYEELNYFDILKIKKDLKEKLTKNRYEHSLRVADYCRRLAKIYKADENKAYLSGLVHDCAKNLEEYYMLNKKLNSDIILDIEEKNNPKIQHAPIGSAVCKDIYGIFDNEIISAVRYHTTARENMSLIEKILFISDKIEPNREYDTVDELRKIADYDIDKAIIKFLNDSFEYLEKKSQKIHPLSIKARDYLVNMR; translated from the coding sequence ATGAAAAAAATTGGAATTTTTGGTGGAAGCTTTTCACCTATTCATAACGGACATTTACAAATTGCAGAGGATTGTTTGCTAGAAATGGGACTTGATAAGATAGTTTTTCTCCCGAATGCAAATCCTCCACATAAAGCTATCGATAAGTTCACTTTTGATGCAAGAGTTGATATGTTAAGATTAGCTTTAGAAGATAATGAGAATTTTGAAATTTCTCTTGTAGAAAATGACTCTACAAAAGTTCATTACTCTTATAATACCATTAGTGAAAATTTTTACAATGGAGAAGATAAATTTTATTTCATAATGGGAGATGACGAGTTTTTAAATATAAGGTCTTGGTATAAATATGAAAAACTTTTAGAGCTTACTTCAGTAATAGTTTTTCTTAGAAAATACGATTATAATTTTATTTTAGAAAAAAATAAAGAGATAATTGAAAAATACGATATTAATATAATTAAAAATTCTGTTATTTCTATTTCATCTACCGAAATTAGGAACAGAATTAATGAAAAAAAATCTATAAAATATCTTGTGCCTGAAAAAGTAAGTAATTATATTTATGAAGAGCTTAATTATTTTGATATACTAAAGATTAAAAAAGATTTAAAAGAAAAACTTACAAAGAATAGATATGAACATTCTTTAAGAGTAGCAGATTATTGTAGAAGACTTGCAAAAATTTATAAGGCTGATGAAAATAAGGCTTATTTAAGTGGTCTCGTTCATGATTGTGCAAAGAACCTAGAAGAATATTATATGTTGAATAAAAAGCTAAATTCTGATATAATATTGGATATTGAAGAAAAAAATAATCCAAAAATTCAACATGCACCAATAGGTTCAGCTGTTTGTAAAGATATATATGGTATCTTTGATAATGAAATAATTTCAGCGGTTCGTTATCATACAACAGCGAGAGAGAATATGTCTTTAATTGAAAAGATTTTATTTATTTCAGATAAAATTGAGCCTAATAGAGAGTATGATACAGTTGATGAACTTAGAAAAATTGCAGATTATGATATTGACAAAGCTATAATAAAATTTTTAAACGATAGTTTTGAATATTTAGAAAAAAAATCTCAAAAAATTCATCCCTTGTCAATTAAAGCAAGAGATTATTTAGTAAATATGAGGTGA
- the rsfS gene encoding ribosome silencing factor encodes MEKLDIILKALDDKIAKNVVSIDLKGKSSIAEYFVIATGSVVNHNQAICDEIEFQLKKNNMDCLSIEGYKDGNWILLDCGEIIVHIMTEDYRSYYNLERLWA; translated from the coding sequence ATGGAGAAACTTGATATTATATTGAAAGCATTGGATGATAAGATTGCAAAAAATGTTGTAAGTATTGATTTAAAAGGTAAGTCATCTATTGCTGAATATTTTGTAATCGCAACTGGAAGTGTAGTTAATCACAATCAAGCTATTTGCGATGAAATTGAGTTCCAATTAAAAAAGAATAATATGGACTGTTTAAGTATAGAAGGATATAAAGATGGAAATTGGATTTTATTGGACTGTGGAGAAATTATAGTTCATATTATGACAGAAGATTATAGAAGCTATTACAATCTTGAAAGATTGTGGGCATAG
- a CDS encoding RidA family protein — protein MSVEFLKTDKAPAAIGPYSQAGKVGNLIFVSGQLPITNGELQTEIKAATLASLTNVLEIIKAGGGNLESIVKVNVFVKDMNDFEAINGVYAEFFGNHKPARALVQVAKLPKDALIEIEAVAAV, from the coding sequence ATGAGCGTAGAATTTTTAAAAACTGATAAGGCTCCAGCAGCAATTGGACCTTATTCACAAGCTGGAAAAGTTGGTAATTTAATATTTGTTTCTGGACAATTACCAATTACAAACGGAGAATTACAAACTGAAATAAAGGCAGCAACACTTGCTAGTTTAACAAATGTTTTAGAAATTATTAAAGCAGGTGGGGGAAATTTAGAAAGTATTGTTAAAGTTAATGTTTTTGTAAAAGATATGAATGACTTTGAAGCAATTAATGGTGTATATGCTGAATTCTTTGGTAATCATAAACCAGCCAGAGCATTAGTTCAAGTTGCTAAATTACCAAAAGACGCTTTAATAGAAATTGAAGCAGTAGCAGCTGTTTAA
- the dltA gene encoding D-alanine--poly(phosphoribitol) ligase subunit DltA, whose protein sequence is MGYLETFNSYKSSEKIAYICDDKSITYRELMLYSDRLAKYILKNFGIGNKDAIAVYGHKDFLMLVSFLACTKSGHPYCPMDISFTRNRVEDVLTATDSKFSIFTEDFDVDKKFSVLNRKDVLDIIYDEKYDDISNENLYKIEPEDIVYIIFTSGSTGKPKGVQITYDNLNNYIGWIHNVVGNEKNKVYLNQAPFSFDLSVMDLYLSLYSESTLFAITKEKQQDFYKLYENLEKSGITNWVSTPSFADMCLSLQEFNSDNIKNIEYFLFCGEVLTKKTAQRLKKRFPNAKIINTYGPTESTVCVTDILITDEVLEKFDILPLGDVKNGSRIEIRDDEKILGDGEIGEIVIIGDTVSSGYYKNPIQTEKVFFTTDNNERAYKTGDLGYYKDGNLFFSNRKDFQVKLNGYRIELGDIESNLLNISGISSCCALPNYDSDNKVKSITAFVVSKNVSDEKEYAKFLKAELKKYIPSYMIPKKFRFLEKLPMNNNGKVDRKELKKIIENR, encoded by the coding sequence GTGGGGTATTTAGAAACTTTTAATAGTTATAAAAGTTCGGAAAAAATTGCCTATATATGTGATGATAAATCCATTACATATAGGGAACTTATGTTATATTCAGATCGACTTGCAAAATATATTCTGAAAAATTTTGGGATTGGGAATAAAGATGCAATTGCAGTTTATGGGCATAAAGATTTTTTAATGTTAGTTAGCTTTTTAGCTTGTACAAAATCAGGACATCCTTATTGTCCTATGGATATTTCTTTTACTAGAAATAGGGTTGAAGATGTGTTGACTGCTACCGATTCAAAATTTTCTATTTTTACAGAGGATTTTGATGTTGATAAAAAATTTAGCGTTTTAAACAGAAAAGATGTTTTAGATATTATTTATGATGAAAAATATGATGATATTTCAAATGAAAATCTATATAAAATTGAACCAGAAGATATAGTTTATATAATTTTTACATCTGGAAGTACTGGAAAACCTAAAGGTGTTCAGATTACATATGATAATTTAAATAATTATATTGGTTGGATTCACAATGTTGTAGGAAACGAAAAAAATAAAGTTTATTTAAATCAAGCACCTTTTTCGTTTGATTTATCAGTAATGGATTTATATTTATCTTTATATTCAGAATCTACTTTATTTGCTATAACTAAGGAGAAACAACAAGATTTTTATAAACTTTATGAAAATTTAGAAAAATCTGGAATTACAAATTGGGTTTCTACACCTTCGTTTGCAGACATGTGTTTATCCTTACAGGAATTTAATTCTGATAATATAAAGAATATTGAATATTTTCTGTTCTGTGGAGAAGTTCTTACTAAAAAAACAGCACAAAGATTAAAAAAGAGATTTCCAAATGCAAAAATAATTAACACTTATGGGCCGACTGAGTCAACAGTATGTGTTACTGATATTTTAATTACAGATGAAGTTTTAGAAAAATTTGATATACTTCCACTTGGAGATGTTAAAAATGGAAGTAGAATTGAAATTAGAGATGACGAAAAAATTCTTGGTGATGGAGAAATTGGTGAGATTGTAATAATAGGAGATACAGTAAGTAGTGGCTATTATAAGAATCCTATTCAAACTGAAAAAGTTTTTTTTACTACAGATAATAATGAAAGAGCTTATAAAACAGGGGACTTAGGATATTATAAGGACGGTAATTTATTTTTCTCAAATAGAAAAGACTTTCAGGTTAAATTAAATGGTTATAGAATTGAACTTGGAGATATTGAAAGCAATCTTTTAAATATTAGTGGAATAAGCTCTTGTTGTGCATTGCCAAATTATGATTCAGACAATAAAGTAAAGAGTATTACAGCATTTGTTGTAAGTAAAAATGTTTCTGATGAAAAAGAGTATGCAAAATTTTTAAAGGCAGAGTTAAAAAAATATATTCCAAGTTATATGATACCAAAAAAATTTAGATTTTTGGAAAAATTACCAATGAATAATAATGGAAAAGTTGATAGAAAAGAATTGAAGAAAATAATAGAAAATAGATAG
- the dltC gene encoding D-alanine--poly(phosphoribitol) ligase subunit DltC → MEEKVFEILEDICEEDLRDTPDLNIFEEGLMDSLGLVRFIVEVEERLGITLGIMELDKEVVNTPNKIIEFLNSRK, encoded by the coding sequence ATGGAAGAAAAAGTTTTTGAAATTTTAGAAGACATTTGTGAAGAGGATTTAAGAGACACACCTGATTTAAATATCTTTGAAGAAGGTCTAATGGATTCTCTAGGACTTGTTAGATTTATTGTTGAAGTTGAAGAAAGATTGGGAATAACTTTAGGAATAATGGAATTAGATAAGGAAGTTGTTAATACTCCAAATAAAATAATTGAATTTTTAAACAGTAGGAAGTAA